The following are from one region of the Mus caroli chromosome 13, CAROLI_EIJ_v1.1, whole genome shotgun sequence genome:
- the Ppp1r3g gene encoding protein phosphatase 1 regulatory subunit 3G: protein MEPSGEQLQRSEASSSKSSGDPQSAEELSVPEVLCVESGTSETPIPDTQLQDRPLSPQKEAEQEELQEFRRSRARSFSLPADPILQAAKLLQQRQQAGQPSSEGGEPAGDCCSKCKKRVQFADSLGLSLASVKHFSEAEEPQVPPSVLSRLHSFPLRAEDLQQLGGLLAVATMPDPLLVPCTQLQPHFQLPELLAAEERLRRQRVCLERVQCSQPPRAEVTGSGRVISCPGPRAVAVRYTFTEWRTFLDVPAELDPESLEPLPPLQSGDSGSKAEDSEEGPGTERFHFSLCLPPGLQPKEGEDAGAWGVAIHFAVCYRCERGEYWDNNEGANYTLRYVCSTDPL, encoded by the coding sequence ATGGAGCCCTCGGGAGAACAGCTACAAAGATCCGAGGCGTCCAGCTCTAAGTCTTCCGGAGACCCGCAATCCGCGGAGGAGCTGTCGGTCCCCGAGGTCCTTTGCGTGGAGAGTGGCACCTCTGAGACCCCGATCCCTGACACTCAGCTCCAGGACAGGCCCCTGTCGCCGCAGAAAGAGGCAGAACAGGAGGAGCTACAGGAATTTCGCCGCTCTCGTGCGCGCTCCTTCTCTTTGCCCGCAGACCCCATCCTGCAGGCAGCCAAGCTcctgcagcagaggcagcaggcgGGACAGCCCAGCTCAGAGGGTGGCGAGCCGGCTGGGGACTGCTGCTCCAAGTGTAAGAAGCGCGTGCAGTTCGCCGACTCCCTGGGACTGAGCCTGGCCAGCGTGAAGCACTTTAGCGAGGCCGAGGAGCCTCAGGTGCCCCCGTCCGTACTCTCCCGTCTCCACAGCTTCCCACTGCGCGCCGAGGACCTGCAGCAGCTCGGGGGGCTGCTGGCAGTGGCAACGATGCCTGATCCCCTCTTGGTACCCTGCACCCAGCTCCAACCCCACTTCCAGCTCCCGGAGCTGCTCGCTGCGGAGGAGCGTCTGCGGCGACAGCGAGTGTGCCTGGAGCGTGTGCAGTGCTCCCAGCCGCCCCGCGCCGAGGTGACCGGCTCTGGCCGGGTGATCAGTTGCCCTGGACCCAGGGCAGTGGCGGTGCGCTACACTTTCACGGAGTGGCGTACCTTTCTGGACGTGCCGGCCGAGCTGGACCCGGAGTCACTGGAGCCTCTGCCCCCATTGCAGTCGGGGGACTCTGGATCAAAGGCTGAGGATAGTGAGGAGGGGCCGGGCACCGAGCGTTTCCACTTCTCGCTGTGCCTGCCCCCGGGTCTGCAGCCCAAAGAAGGGGAGGATGCTGGCGCGTGGGGAGTCGCTATTCATTTTGCCGTCTGCTACCGCTGCGAACGGGGGGAATACTGGGACAACAACGAGGGGGCCAACTACACCTTGCGCTATGTGTGCTCCACAGACCCGCTCTGA